Part of the Paroedura picta isolate Pp20150507F chromosome 3, Ppicta_v3.0, whole genome shotgun sequence genome is shown below.
TAGCATAACCCCCTGGGAGACTTAATTAAGTGTGCTTTTTCTTTCAGCAATTTTCGGTACCTGCTTTTGCACTGAATGCTTTGCTCTACTGCCCTCCAATGGATAAtgaaaggaataaaggcaagtTTTTGCCTCCTATCTGAAGATACTTGCTGAAAGCTGAGTACATGATTAATTTTGAATCCTCAGACAGAACATTGAATACCTGGAGATGCCTTTTTGCCCCACGTTACAGCCACTGGAAGATTGGTTTATTATTGTTTTCAGCAGATCCACAGAGACCTAGCAATACAACTTCAGTGTATTTCAGCTATTTCATTTATCATTGCAAACAatcaatgctttttaaaaatctgcactaaCGGACAGGAGCTTTGGGCCACATAAAGCTAAAATACCTGTTTGCAACAGTGAAATTCTATAAATGCttggttaaaaaaagaaatcacattaAATGCAGTATTGAAGGCATTTCACCTTTATGATAGTATATAAAGGAAAGACTTGTGCAATTGTAGAGGTCAGAGTGAAAGATTAGGGTGGCTCAAGGGGTGGGGGACTCTTTAATTCTTTGAATCAACTTTGGATTGTATATTTCCAAGAAAACTGTTGCCACTATCCAGCCTTCTTTCTGGCTTGACATTTTGGGAGCCGAAGGTAGAAGACCTGGTCTGACAAAAGTATTAAACACAGAAAAAGTATAGAGACATTGAAAGAGAAAACATGCCTGATTCTCCTTGGATAGAAATGACTACTCACATGCTGAAGTTATCTCTAGAGAGGTCAAAGTAATCAATGCTACATTCTACAGGTAAAAAAAGGAACTGCGTTACTAGAGCTGGCAAATTAGTTCACAAATTGAATAAACTACAATGAGATTTGCTTTAAATCCTAATAGTTCTCCCATTATGTTTAATGTAGGCTGCACCCAATCTCAAGCCTTCTCGAGCCACACATTGTCTCTCCAGGTTTCTGCTTTCcataaggcctgcaaaatggagcttttccgccaggtatatggtcGGGACCAGCGCTAGAACAggtggtatgggtcccccttgataTTGGCGCTGGACATCATGATGCAGGTCCGTCTCTCCCTATGCCATCCTCGTAAGGTCTTTTCCCATACAAAATTTTACCATCTGTTTGTGGTTGTAATATTGTTGcttgggggtttaatgggtatttatggggttttattgttggattgtTGTTACCCACTGTGAGCCGGTTCTGAGAGCCAGTGcgatacaaatccaataaataaataataaaaaataatgtcaGTTAAAACACAGAATGGACACGTGATGCTCGACATACTTTTGAAATACCAAATGGATAATACATGAAATAGCTGAACACAGCAGCAAGAATATCAGATGTTACTAGTAAACGGACTGTACACTGTTTCTAAAGCGTATCTGCTGAATAATGAAGCCTACAAAAGCCACAACAGTAGTATGTAGCAGACACTAGCAAGtcttctgaggtcattacatcaACATGAGGACAGAAACAAATACAGACGCTTAGTAACTATTAAATTTGACTGCCGTTTGTTTTGTGCTCCACCACTTGAGGACGACTTGCAGAATGCAatagaaaatgaaattaaatagtcTTTTGTAAACATTTTACAGAATCCCAGATCCGGAATGTCTTCACAGTGATGAATTTAACACCACAACCTCAGTTACTTCATTTAGACCTTTACTCAATGTGTCGTGCCACCCGTACCCCCCAGAGATGATAatgatttatatatataccgccctATCATGCAGCTCAAGGCGATGTACAACAATTTACAGCAAGAGTTAAAAGCCtcaaaacaatacaaaatcagtttttaaatctTGACCTCTCCATACCagcagagtgggtgggcaggaagggatgtcccagtgtttgtctcttgtggcccttccttgcatacccagggaattgctgattgccactgggatggtaggtgaattccctccaggccaggctgaattctggagatttttagtgtgtgtgcgggggggggggatcacgggtatgaaattggggtcactgtgggtaatcaggcagttgtgagttcctgcattgtacagggggttggactatctgaccctggaggtcccttccaactctgtgattctaaatgtaCTTGTAAGCAGTTAGCAGCAAAAGGCATCAAGTTTTCAACAGGCAAAAATCTGTCCGTTTAAATGTATAACATAAGTCTGTATAGTGATCTAAAATGACAGCAAGATACATTGCTAAAGGATGAATACAAAATAACCAGCAGAATCTGTTCCTGTGTAAGCTACACATTGCACTCAATGCATGAGTGTTGACTTGTGCAGATAAAAGGTTGAATACTGTACTCTTCACCTACCACAGCTAGCCCCTATCTAATATGCCACTATTAACTGCCTCACTTAGGGCCCTTGCCTGACCCTCCATTTCTCTGTGAGACTTGATGCTTGTCAGCTAGCTCTAAATACCCCTGACCTCCTTGACTACTCACCTCCTGTGCCAGTATCTTCCCTCCTATAGCATCAGGTGTCCAGTTTCCCTTCATCCTTGGCAGCTCCTAAGTACAAAGGCTTATGAGCCTTAAGAGCTGAAACAGATTTACAGACTGATGTCCTGTTTTTAAGACCCACTTTTAAGCTGATGCAGGTGCCTCCAAATTTGATTGGCACAGCAAGGCTGAAGAtcataccctccccccccctccattctgttACCTAGTCTGGATAGCTTTTAGgcccatagtgtgtgtgtgtgtgtgtgtgtgtggtgtacaGACAGAAATCTCCATGGTGAAATTTAAGCCAAGAAAATGGTGCAGAGAGAAAATGTCACAATGTCCCTCACTCTTATCTAAtaggaaggaaattttaaatccctGCAATTACATTCTAAGTGAGGAAATCTAGTCACTAGCCTCCCAAGTCTTGTTTTATGCTCATCCTCTTTACCACCATCTCCTCTGCTCACCCTCTTTCCTCAAGCCATATAGATGACCAATCTACCACCCTCCAAAAGCCCTCTTTGCTTCAAATGTTTTCtgcagggatggggtgggggagcactTCAAGGCAGCAGCCTGCAGACTGAATTCCTAAAGCCATCGCAGAAATCCAAGATGCCACCACTAGGAATGAAGCACTTTGtgctgcttccctttccatgcaaCAAGGGGTGTGAAAGATCCTTTGGGGTCAGGGGAACATATTTTGGACAATTTCTTACCCAGATTTGCAGCCTAAAGCAGAGCCTTCAGACTAGCTTAACTGCCTGCCTTGGAAAGTACATACTCCATGTGCCATTCAAGTACTATTATACTGGTTAGCTCTGCATTAAACAAGACACATGCCTTATTTGAAGGTTGCGCTTCAAAACTGGCAAGAGgagttttttgtaaaaaaaaaatcaaaagcagtTTCTAagaattctaaaaagcagaggccAAAGAGTCTCTTGGAACACAAAATGAAACAATGCAAAGTCTAAAAAGACGGTTACATTTCAGAAACCAAAAGATGCAATACCTGCATATAGATCCATGACATCCACATTGGACGTGAGTGGTGGATATGTTGCAACATATAAAACAATGTAGTGTATACATTTTGAACTTCCATCACGGGACATGGCAGTTCCACCAGGTGGTCTTCAAACTATAACTCTTGAATACATACCTATATTCATATACGCATTCTAGTGCTTTGCTTTAATTTTACTCTCTCTAGCCAAAGCACAACAACAAGAAGCACAACCACCCTGACATGAAGTAAAGAGCACCTGAACAGTTTTCTAAAGCATCTTATCAATTCTGGGATTTCAGAGTTCCTGTCCTTTGTAAACATTTGTCATAAGAACGCTAACTGGTTTGTGCTTAGATGTCATGGCATTTGTGCCATATTAACATGCTGTAACATAATAGCTCTTTAACAGCTTAATTaccatactagaaaataagcccgctgcaggcaaaatgcagcgggcgctaggtgggCGCGCGATGAGGGCGGCAGGGCTGTGCGGCGGGTCTTTAGAAGTCCGGGGTCGTCCGGGAGGGTTGGGACCACGCGGCCTACCTGGTGTCCTGGTGGGCAGCTTGGGCCACGTGGTGGAGTGCGCCGCCAGCGCTGCCGGGTTCCCCGAAGCTTCCTCCTCCGGCCGCTGCTGGTGGGCTGGCAGCGGGGCGTCCTGCGCGTGCGTGGCAGGCGGGAGCAGCCTCAGCCGGCGtcatgggagctgggcggctggcgctcgcatcagtggcggcggcggccctgAAGCATCCCCCGCTggccgctgctggctggctgggccggggGGGGCGATGTGTTTGTAGCGGCAGCGGTGACCTGCGGCCTTGCAAGGCTTGCAGGTAATGgcgggggcggatcgggaggcggtTTGAGGGCAGAGAGGATCGCTGAGCGAAGCACGGCAGGCGGCCATGCCGGAGGGTCCTCGGGGAAGAAaccttcccggcccaccccccacccgaagaaaggcttcccggcccaccccccacccgaggctctctggagccttccctcggccggcggagcggcctcgcagcgtctacgacgctgcgaggccgctccgctggccgagggaaggcttcccggcccaccccccacccgaggctctctggagccttctctcggcccaccccccacccgaggctctctggagccttccctcggccggcggagcggcctcgcagcgtctacgacgctgcgaggccgctccgccggccgagggaaggcttcccgaccccccccacccgaggctctctggagccttctctcggcccaccccccaggcgaggctctctggagccttctgccggccggcggagcagcctcgcagcgtctacgacgctgcgaggccgctccgccatattccctgggcgggtgaagcttggggcgggattggggcgggattgacactcggaggggccaatcaggagccgcttcgcggctcctgattggcccctccgagtttttatcccggaccggtcccgccctaactcctccccactaccccttactcttttatgcagtccgtggcgcccgtggcgccacgggctgtttacagataaggACTTCTGTGCCATTCCTCTGTAACATGGATCTTGAACATGGCAACAAGCAAGGAACTCTGAAAGTGTTATTTAGATCTGACTCTGATTTTTTGTGACCCTGGAAAGTTAATCAGTAAAGGCGATGCTAAAGATAATTGGCACTATCCCATCCTTTTCTTTATAAGGACCCTGGAGTTACAAACTACAGGTATTTTAAGGTTACATTTTTTCAGAGACTGCGCAGTGTGGAAACTACTCTCCTGCAAGCACTGTGTTTGCCCCATCCAGGTTCACAAAAGCATCaagacaagttttttttttttaaagcaagaactAGAGGTAGCTGTAGCTTTAACATTGGCAGGTCTTCAGATTTCAGTCTAGATCATGTGAGTGAGACAGCTGGACTGTTGCTCGGTATGCTTCCAAGTATCCGGCACTGGGCAGAAGATCTCTTTTTGCATCAACACCTGCTGCTGTTGAAGAACCTAGAAATTGTCTCTCTCTCAAACACTGTCTTCCTAAGTGTGTTATAAGTAAACACATGCTATGCAGGTCTACTTAAAAAATCAGCTAATGTGTCACTATTCAGTCTCCTTGGTTAAACTGAAGGCACTATAAAAGTGCCAGCATACAAAATAAGTTAGATCCCCATTAAAAAGTTTACATCCATAAGGCAAGCCTGTTAAAAACCTTACACATGATACTTAGGCAGGACATGattcataaaaatgttttaacgtGGGTGTGTCAATGCCATTCTGATTTGGAGTTTCAGGTTCAAACACCTCTCAAGCGCATTCTGTAGTTCAGTCCTGGAGGAGCACTGAAACTATCAATAATAAAGCTTTGGTGTACTTACAACTGTAAGAAACTAGAAACTCTTTCTGTGATCTCTTCAACATGAATGGAATTTGAGCACCGGCTCATCTGTTCTTACTCAAGCCCCATTCAGATCAAAGGAGCTGCCTCCACTTTCCACCTGCTGAACTGTGCTCAGGGACTGTTTCAATTCAGCTGGTGCCTCAAGTCACCTACGTTCAAACAGAAATCCAAAGGGAGGGTACCAGCCACATCACTATCAGGGTCCCCTTTGAGTGCATACCCATGCCCCAAATCTTTCCAGCAAGGAAACAGAGCCACGGGTTGAAAGGAAGGGCATTATAGATGTAAATAGCAGCAAGGGAAAGCATAATGCTGGTGGGGCAGAACATGGTTATACTCCTATTAAGTTCAACCTTTAAACAGCAGAGAATATTCAATTGCACGTTAACTTAAACACGCTTGCTTGTGCCTTCTCTGCTTCCACAAACACGGGACATTCCTCTTCTTTCTATGCAGAGTTCTGGAATGTGACTCTGAGCTGTGCTGTCAATCTGTAACACAGCCACAGTCACCAGAAGTGTGTCAGACCATGCAGATTCAACCAGATAGTAAGGAAAGTGCTGTTAGAAAACACAggagtggttttttaaaaaatgttacataTACAAAACAAACACATTAGGAAGAGTGTGATACTAAGgacctctgcttctcccctccAGTGTGTAAAGGAAGTTCTTAGGCAGTTCTGTGATTTTCATTTGGTGTGAAGTTCTCCAGCTGGAAGATTAGGTCAACAGCAGCATCAACATCTGGCACAACATGATCAGGTTCTACTAAAGCAGGATCAAACCTGAAATCTCTATGTCCATGGAACACAGTCTCGGTGATGGTTTCCCTGGCATCAGAGGGCACTTCTGTGTGAGGGCTGGAAACCCCAGTGCAAACAAGGACAGACCTACAGCTGGTAGCGGCAGCAGATGCCAATTCACTTTCCCAAGGGTTATCCATTTCATCTTCCTGAGAAACTGCAGTAGATCCTGTGCCACCTGCAGCTTTGGCCTGGATACGTGCCTTGGAACCTCTTCTGGAGTTCTCTTCTAGGTAGTGGTTGTAAAGATTAGCACCATAGATATCTGTCATTAAGTTATCCCTAGAGAACCAGAGAAGCAACATCAGGATGAGCATATTTTGAGTGTACGGACCATGTGTTTGCTTAAAGCACCTCACTAAAGCATGCAGTTAAAACAGCAGGCTACTGGAATTATATAGCAGCAATCAAAATTTGGTAAGGGAGTGTTTCAGAAACTTCACACATGCTGCACATTGTAGCATTTGGGATTGAAAAAAGCAGTTCCAAGTTTGCAGAAATTGCATAGCTATATAATGCATAAGCATCCAGCAGATAATTGGCTGCGAGTATGCCTGCAAGAGAATACTGTTGACAGACAGCTGGTTACCATTACCAGATTAGATCGCACTATTTTCAGGGAACTCCTCAAACATCTGGACTTTCCCTCGTctacattttggaacaaattatGGAGGAGCAAAAGCCAACATTAAATACCTTCATTCAGTAGAACAGCTTACGTGAAACACTAACCCTTCCTTTTTGGGAGATGACAATGGCAAATAGGGAGAGAAGTCTTTGGCTGGGTCTTCTTCTGGAATGGTCTGCTCTATAATAGCGACAGTCCCTTCTATAAGAGGACTCACCCAATGGCATACAAGGTCCGAATAGGCGTTTTCCATTGCTTTGCAACTGCTTGCATTCTGATCAGGTGCTCTGCATAGTGATAGGTCACTTCGCTGGGCTTTCCGATCAAAGCCTCATATCTCAGCTCTTTGCCAGTGATCTTTTTGTAAATGTTCTCCAGGCAAACCATAAAAGTTCCATGACCAAACCTAGGGAATGCAGAAATAAAACTTGGATGGCGAGAAGGAACTATCTGCCAGAACAAAAGACATCATCTGTTCATATTCAATCTCCTAGGTAAACAGGCTGAAACAGTTCAGTCCAACTTTTCATTTGCTAAGTGATAACTAAACAGGCGGGCTACAGGAAGAAGCTAACCTATAATGTCTCCATTGGCAGGGAAAGCACAGGCAGGCAGAAGCCAGATATCCACCTGCTTTTATCCAGCTGTAGTTTCTTCATATGAAATTATCAGACCATGATAATAGTTCCAGAACAGAAGCCATGTTATAGTcttgtagcaccttagagattaacaaaatttgattTCAGCATCAACTATAGTGGACTAGAACCCAGCTATTTACACACAGCGGTCTAGCTCCAGAGATGATTTCCACAGACATAAGGGATTTCCATCAGCCTGGGGCTTCCTCACCATCCCTTTGCTGCTGCACTGTAAACAAGGCAAAATTTGCCACCCAAGGACTGTGAGAGGAAAATGTCATGTGGCTTTCATGAAGAGGTTTCACACCATCTCACACACACCAAGTTGAATGGACTCATTACAGGTAGTGAACAATTTAGACAAATCTGGGTGTCTCTTTCTACTACAAGCGTTAACAGCTTTCCTAGCTAGTAAAGAGTTACACAATTACATTTCATCTTGCATTTCATGGCTGATGATGTTTTTCACACcataaaacagtggtccgcaacctgcgggccgcggcccggtgtcgggccgcgaaggccatggcgccgggccgcggctcactctccccgcccccccgcagtaaaaaacttcccaggccgcaagcttgcggcccgggaagcttcttactgcgggagggcggggagagggaatcagggccgggccgcgtggcccgcgggcgtggcccgatgcgcgggcgtggcccgggcgggcgcggccggtccgggcgggcgcggcccaatgccctgccggtccccagcctcggaaaggttggggaccactgccataaaaggCCTGCCTAGTGGGGTGCCCCTACACTGCATCTGAGAAATGACTGTCAAAACTTATGCAACAATACAGCTGTGAGTCTTGAAGATGCCACATGGCTCCTGTTTAATTTAACATGCCAGGACAGCAGTGGGGAAGGAGAACTGAGCAACTGCTCCTACAATACCTGGATTCATTCAGTTAGCACGGAGGATACTAAATCCATTTAGATAGATCTTTCTTGATCAGACTGAAGACAATAACTGCTTTGCAATGCTTTTTGAagcctataaagcagtggtccccaacctttttatcactgggggccggtcaacgcttgacaattttactgaggcctggggggggggggagtagtcttttgctgagggacgtcgccgccgctgcctgagtccctgctctacttgctttcctgccagtgcccctgacttcccgccgcttagtggggggcgctgccagcagcagctgcatagtgccatgctgagggagagccccagccatggcggccgctggagagcaccaaaggtgagctggcagcagagtggcagggcagcccctgaggcagcaatcagggaggaggacgaggaggagccgtggcccggtactggtccccagaccaggggttgaggaccgctgctATAAAGCACACATTTGGTTCCagaggcacttttaagacaaacCAAGTTTTATATCGTGTAAACTTTTGCACGCACACAAATGTGAGTACGCGGgaatgcttataccttgaaccAAATTTAGCTGGTCTTAAGgctgccactggaatcaaactttattctgctgcttcgaATGAACACAATAAGCCAGTTGAGAGTACATATTGTTTCTTCTTATAAACATGCATTGAACTCCTTCTCTTTTCTAGCTATTTTAAATAAGTGATTTCTAAACTGCCTTTCAAGTCAAGGCTACTGAGGAATAACCATTCTCTTGACTTTTCCTGCTTGTAAGACGTGTGGAAAAATACTCCTGACAGCACTTGTATATACTTGCCACTACCTTGGAGAGTGGCCTTCAGCCATCCACATTAGATCCATGTTACAAGCCAGCACAGGTATATGTGGGTAAGAGGACTGTGAATATGGATTCCCAGGGTGGCCGTTTGTCAGGAGGACGTCTATTATCAACTGCAGGTTGGTTTCCCACCTGACTGGTTCACCAAACAAAACAATTGCTGCAAGGAAATGAAAATAATTAATACACCCACATGCTAATTGTACATGAGACAATTCTGCCCTTGCTATCACTtgtataaaacagaacaaaacctgAAATAAGTGGAAGACTACCAACTGCTAACTTTTTATAAGTACACTATGCATGTCTACAGAAGAAAAATGAGATTAAAATGAAGTTTAGTACTTCAGAACAGACAGTCCAAGTTAGAacagggcaaatcagggtgcagccagctttgccctgattggccctgcccctgcagttcctgccctccatcctctttgctctcagatgcctcagtgcctggagccagcagcaggtaaggagagaggccctgggcaaagggccgtggtggagggcttgctaacgagggcctcttggcctgctaggctgggcctgcagacgagggcctcccagcctgctgactgcctactaaggagctcAGTCCcgataacgagctgcccagcccccgcctgacCCACTTGaactggctgcgagctgcagccaaaagccaccttaagctgcctggccaggggagggggccctttcaaggccccttCTTATGaacggctttgaagctagtgtataTATATAAGACAGTTTCAAACATTCAACCAGGAGAAGCATGCATACACAAAGGGACCAAGcagattattttgttttgtttcccttgacaaaggtcaaactttctagcaattaatgatttCATATGTTTGGGCTCCTCTTtgcacatttttcagtctgtggcacCCTTCAAATgtgcaagagccccccccccccccccgcgggccaTATGACCCCCACTGAGAGTGATTGCTTTAGAATGTGCTCATTTAACACTTAAACAGAAGACAACATTTTCAAAGCTCATTATTTGACCTAGGAAAACATTAGCATGCCTCAACATATGTATTAGTTAATTGAGCACACAATATTATTTTGATTGGGTTGGACTGTGTAGCTGCTGTTTTTCCTAATGTTACTCTCTATAACTTTTTTTGGCTAGTCTATTATCAAGGAAATCAGTAgtttgctggggttttttttttgacaggTAAAAAGGCAAAAGTCTCGGTCTGGCTAAAATAGAAAGAGCACACTTGCAGGGAGTAGAGAACAACAAAGTTGACTAAACCCAGCTACTATAAGCCAACTTAGGCAGCCAAAGAAGGtaactacagagttcagttccccctttctcctggctgcaaAACAAGGACAGGGGTTGCCCTGGAAGTTACTTTCCTTCCACTTTCCCCTAGCTATGGCTGGTCATGACCAGGAGAAAGGGGGCAGGAATCTCCCAGGAAAGGACTTAATTTAACCCTCTggttttgtttcctgctgctttgaaaggagggggggggagccaagctgaAGGGTTAAATGATTGCCAATCATTTAGCCTTTGGATTTGCTCCCCATTTCTTTGAAGGCtggtcagctgttaggtttaaatggctggttaaATGGCTGAACGGCCAAAAGTCTGAGGAATGCACCTTCCCTGAAAATTCGTTCCTGAGTTCTGAACTGGCCCAGGTTCAGCCTGAACTTTGGTTCAGGAATCAGTTCCTGCCCATTCCTAATCAGAGCAGACATTAGCAAAGGGTATACTAACCCTCAATCTTGGGAAGTTCCACTGCAGGAGCATGCTGAAATAAAAAAAAGGATAGCttaggtttaaaaaaatgcatccTCTACAGGCACCGGTAGGAAATTTAGTCAATAGTTTCCTGTGGTTCTAACAGCAGCACAATCCATGTTCTCTGAAATTCTTGACATGTCTGCTTATGTCTTAAGCCCACATTTCTGTCATGCCATAAGTCATTTTAGGTTGACCTTTTAAAGACTGGTTTCCAAAAAGTGTACCGTAATAAAACACTGAATTTTTTATTCTTGGTCAGTCTTATGGGGTGTACTATTATCTCGGATGTAACCTAGTTACAATTAAAAGTATAAAAAGAAATGATCATGGTAGTGAACAATACTTctcataagaatcatagaatcatagaatcatagaatcatagaatcatagagttggaaggggccatacaggccatctagtccaaccccctgctcaacgcaggattagccctaagcatcctaaagcatccaagaaaagtgtgcatccaacctttgcttgaagacttccagtgagggggcgctcaccacctccttaggcagcctattccactgctgaactactctgactgtgaaaaactttttcctgatatctagcctatatcgttgtacttgaagtttaaacccattactgcgtgtcctttcctctgcagccagcagaaacagcatcctgccctcctccaagtgacaacctttcaaatacttaaagagggctatcatgtcccctctcaacctccttttctccaggctgaacattcccaagtccctcaacctatcttcatagggcttggtcccttggccccagatcatcttcgtcgctctcctctgtaccctttcaattttatcgatgtccttcttgaagtgaggcctccagaactgcacacagtactccaggtgtggtctgaccagtgccgtatacaatgggactatgacatcttgtgattttgatgtgatgcctctgttgatacaacccaaaatggcatttgccttttttaccgctgcatcacactgcctgctcatgtttagtttacaatccacaagtaccccaaggtctcgttcacacacagtgctacctagaagcgtatcccccatccagtaggcatgcttttcatttttctgacccagatgcagaactttacacttatctttattaaattgcatcttgttctcatttgcccatttttccattgtgttcagatctcgttgaactctgtctctatcttccggagtatttgccagtcctcccaatttggt
Proteins encoded:
- the LOC143831979 gene encoding haloacid dehalogenase-like hydrolase domain-containing 5 isoform X2, whose protein sequence is MRAPLLCRSLQRAAAAGSLALRGLCRSAGPAEDGTGAESNPQPPFGFLFDIDGVLVRGKTPIPAARKAFQKLLNSQRQFLVPVVFVTNAGNCLRQKKADQLSHLLGVPKYVFSLGFRQLITIDRLREVYPLLDMVDHDRRPKALHAPAVELPKIEAIVLFGEPVRWETNLQLIIDVLLTNGHPGNPYSQSSYPHIPVLACNMDLMWMAEGHSPRFGHGTFMVCLENIYKKITGKELRYEALIGKPSEVTYHYAEHLIRMQAVAKQWKTPIRTLYAIGDNLMTDIYGANLYNHYLEENSRRGSKARIQAKAAGGTGSTAVSQEDEMDNPWESELASAAATSCRSVLVCTGVSSPHTEVPSDARETITETVFHGHRDFRFDPALVEPDHVVPDVDAAVDLIFQLENFTPNENHRTA
- the LOC143831979 gene encoding haloacid dehalogenase-like hydrolase domain-containing 5 isoform X1, giving the protein MRAPLLCRSLQRAAAAGSLALRGLCRSAGPAEDGTGAESNPQPPFGFLFDIDGVLVRGKTPIPAARKAFQKLLNSQRQFLVPVVFVTNAGNCLRQKKADQLSHLLGVPISQDQVIMSHSPLRMFKRYHDKCVLVSGQGPLLDIAKHLGFRQLITIDRLREVYPLLDMVDHDRRPKALHAPAVELPKIEAIVLFGEPVRWETNLQLIIDVLLTNGHPGNPYSQSSYPHIPVLACNMDLMWMAEGHSPRFGHGTFMVCLENIYKKITGKELRYEALIGKPSEVTYHYAEHLIRMQAVAKQWKTPIRTLYAIGDNLMTDIYGANLYNHYLEENSRRGSKARIQAKAAGGTGSTAVSQEDEMDNPWESELASAAATSCRSVLVCTGVSSPHTEVPSDARETITETVFHGHRDFRFDPALVEPDHVVPDVDAAVDLIFQLENFTPNENHRTA